The Synchiropus splendidus isolate RoL2022-P1 chromosome 8, RoL_Sspl_1.0, whole genome shotgun sequence nucleotide sequence GAGTCCATCATCGGAGGAGACCCTGCTCTGAAGCACCGGGTGAAGGCTAAGCTAGGTTTTTCCTGACACTCGTGTGTTCACTCATGAAGAGGAGACCTCGATGGCGCCCCCCGTTATCCCCTGGTACGAGGAGTACGACTACGCAGACCGTAAGTTCAACAGCCGTCAATCGCAtcaggtgatgatgtcatcatgatgatgtcatcacgtgTCCTCAGTGGCTGCCAAgaagcaggaagaggaagaggagcgggcTCGCCAGGAGAAGGCAGAGAAAGGTGGGCCTCCTTCGCCTCCTAGTCATGAAGGAAACACTTGACCTGAAACACTTCTGCAGTGGGGGGAGTCTCAGCTCAGGACATGGGGTGCGAGTATGTCGGCGAGGACTAACAGAGTCTCAGCTTCATGACTGAAAATGTGATTGACGAGCACCTGAAGACTCGACGCTCCCACTCATGACACGACAGGACTAGGACCTGGtctgtcatgtgtttcttcaTGAGGCCAGATGAAGTGGCACCTGGACCACAGTGTTTAGCGAGCTAGCATTGTAGTTTAGTAGCCTTGCTCACGGTTCCATTGAAGAGGGCGCCGACGTTTCCAAAGTCTTAGCTTGTGAAGTGGAAGCAGCGATGTTGCTGAGGTTCGGAGCAGAACCGGGTCGTGTGCTGGAAGCGCCGGCGACAACCCAAGCAGCAGGAATGTGGAAACATGAAGCAACATCTGGAAAcagtttgtgagtgtgtgtttctcctcagctgAGCGTCTGAGAAAGAtgtgggaggaagaggaagaggagcggctGAAGCAGATGCTGCCTCCTCCGGAACCCAAGAGTAAGTGCTTCCCCGTCTCATCACACCACCGCCCCCACCAGGGCTCTTGTTTGCGatggcagtggtcagtggctggCGGAATGTTTCGAAAAACAAGACGAAAATGCTGAACGTTCAACCCTCCCCACACACGTGTCTGTGACCCTTAACGCCGCTGACCCAAGCAGAGCTGGGCAGTCCAAGACTTGTGTCGAGGGCTGACAGATGTCTCTGCACCTCTCAGAGTGTCCACCTCTGGGTATGGAGTCTCACCGGGTGGAAGACGACCAGCTGCTGGCATCCTCGCAGTCTCATCACGGATTCTCGGCTCAGAGGGGCCGCCTCAACATGCAGGTAACCCCCATCTGAGTAATGCTCAGGAAAAGGTTGGCTCTGACCACACTGGTCTTCAGGGCTCCCCCAAAGAGGAAGACCTGTACGGAGGTGCCTGGTGTGCTGAGCCTGAGGAGTCCACTCACTGGTTCGAGGTGGACGCCCGGCGGGAGGTGGAGTTCTCCGGTGTCATCACGCAAGGCCGCAACTCCGAAACTCTGTGAGTGAAGCAGGATGGGTGCAGGGGGTCAAGTCTGTCCAACCCTCCCAACCGCTTCCTGTTTCCCCCCAGTGAGGACTTTGTTTCATCCTACTACGTTGCGTTCAGCAACGACAGCCGGGACTGGACGGTCCTGCACGACGGGTACGCCGAGTGGGTGAGTGAATGAGCCAAGCTAGCCAAGGTCCCAGACATGCTGGGACCGCTGGAGACTCCAGAGACGAGGTGCCCTGGTGCCAGGGTCTCCATCCAGTCTGACCTCGGGTCAATACGGGTCATGACACGTCTGCCTCCCGCAGCTGTTTTATGGGAACGTGGACAAGGACACGCCGGTGATGAACGAGTTTTCCTGGCCAGTCGTGGCTCGATATATCCGCATCCTTCCTCAGAGCTGGAACGGCAGCTTGTGTCTCCGGGCCGAGATCCTGGCGTGTCAGCTGCCGAGTGAGTCTGCGACACCAACCTGGTCGGCCCCGCCCAATTCTTCCTCGTCTTGCCTTAAATCTGTCTCCTCTCAGGCAGCCACCGCAGCGAGAACGACGTGACCCCGACAGACGACCTGGACTTCCGGCATCACAACTACAAAGACATGAGACAGGTCGTCCTCCTGTCCATCACCACAGCCGCTGCGCTGGTGATGTCACTGTGACCTTGTGCTCtgcagatgatgaaggtgatcaACGAAGAGTGTCCCAACATCACCAGGATCTACAACATCGGGAAGAGTTCGCAGGGCCTGAAGATGTACGCCATGGAGATCTCCGACAACCCTGGAGAGCACGAGACGGGTACCACCATACTGAGATCCTGCTGGTTTGGAAGCTCTGCAAACTTCTCCTGCTGACATTACCAAACTACGTCTGAAGGTGAACCTGAGTTCCGGTACACAGCAGGTCTCCACGGCAACGAGGCACTGGGTCGGGAACTTGTCCTTCTTCTGATGCAGTTCCTGTGCAAGGAGTACAACGACAACAACCCTAGAGTGCGCCGCCTGGTGGACGGAGTGCGCATCCACCTGGTGCCGTCACTGAACCCAGACGCCTATGAGCTGGCCTATGAGATGGTACGTTTACACTGCCTGAGCCCAGAGAAGACTCAAAGAGCACCTGGTCCTACAGGGTTCCGAGATGGGGAACTGGGCTCTGGGTCACTGGACCGAAGAAGGGTACGACCTGTTCCAGAACTTCCCGGATCTCAACAGCATTTTGTGGGGAGCGGAGGATCGGGGCTGGGTCCCTCGAGTCGTCCCGAATCATCACATCCCGCTGCCGGAGAACGCCCTCAATGGCTCTGTGAGTCTGGATATTCAAGCGTTTCTGACCTTGTGTCCGAATGTGTCGTCGCTTTCTGTGTTCTAGATCGCAGTGGAGACCAAAGCTGTCATATCCTGGATGGAGAGAACCCCCTTCGTTCTCGGGGCCAACCTTCAGGGAGGCGAGAAGCTGGTGGCGTACCCCTTCGACATGCAGCGCCCTCCGCCGTCCGTAAGGAGAAATGACCTCGCAGACATGCAGATGGTAGTTCTGGAGATGACCCAACTTGCTGTTCATCCCCAAAGTTCACAGAcagtcagaggtggaggaccAACGGTGAGATGAACGAGGAGACATGGGCTCGTATCCAGCGACAGAACGAGGGGGCGCTGAGGGAGACCCCGGACGATGCCATGTTTCGTTGGCTAGCCATGTCATACGCTCACAGTCACCTGACCATGACGGAGACGTACCGAGGGTCGTGCCAGGGCGATGATGTCACAGGCGGTCAGGCCATAACCAACAGAGCAGCCTGGAAGCCTGTGGTGGGAAGTAAGTCCTCGCTGTGACATGGTCGGGATGTGGATAAACACCTCAGGAGTTCAGCAGCTCTGGGGGCAGCTGGGCACACACAAGTCCCAGGTTCTCTGGGTAGGACAGCTGCGGCCTGATGTCCCACCTGAAAAGGGAcactcagtcctccaccagAGACTCACGTGGCATTGAAATGGGCCAGAGGAGTTCCTGAGTTCCATATGTCTGCTGGTCCACTTGAGAACAGGGGGACCCAGGGAAGAGTGTGGACGCCGTCACCgacccctcctctcctcccgcaGGTATGAACGACTTCAGCTACCTGCACACCAACTGCTTGGAGCTCTCCGTCTTCCTGGGCTGCGACAAGTTCCCACATGAGAGTGAACTTCCTCTGGAGTGGGAGAACAACCGAGAGTCTCTGCTCTCCTTTATGGAGCAGGTGAGGACACGAGAGCCTGGACCGTGGAGCAAAGTCTACTGACCCCTGCTGTGCTGTCTGCTCAGGTGAATCGAGGGATCAAGGGCGTGGTGAGAGATGTGGAGGGGAACCTGGTGGGAAACGCCACCATCTCAGTGGAGGGAATCAGACACGATGTCAAAACAGGTAAGTCAACACATGGAGTCGCCGGGACCACTGTCTGTTGGGTTTAGGGTCTCTAAAGTGGTGGACGGAACAGAATCCAGCAACCAGGTCTGATGGTCTGGTTTGGCAGGTACAACAAGCCACCTGGACTCTCCCTGAGAGGGGAGCGCTCAGTCATTCAGGTTCAGAGTAGAGGCCAGTGTGGTTGGATCTCTCTGCTGGCAGGGGAACACCTCCGTCCTCTTGGAGCTGAGAGGTGTCAGAGACAGGGGGGTCTGCAGTCTGACGTCTTGTCTGATCACAGCGTCAAGCGGAGACTACTGGCGTCTGCTGAATCCTGGCGAGTACAAGGTGACGGCCCGAGCTGAGGGCTACACGCCACAGACCCGCCTCTGTCAGGTGGGCTACGACTCTGGCGCCACCACCTGCAGCTTCACCTTGACCAAGTCCAACTGGGGCCGCATCCGGCAGATCATGGCGCTTAACGGCAAGCGGCCCATCCGACTGGTCACCAGGACCAGCGTGAAGACGACCACGCAGCCGCCGGTGACCACCACCACGCTGGACGCGCACGCCGCCGCGCAGCAGGCCGAGCGACTGCGCAGGCTGCGGATACTGCGGCTGCGCAGACTGCGGCTGTTGAGGCTGCGTGGTGGTTCCAACATCACCCCAGTCAGCACCACAGCACCCACCACAACGACAACCACACGACCGCCAACCACAACACCACAGAGCACCACCTCCTGGTACGACTCCTGGTTTCCGGTGGACTTGTGGTCCACTGAGAACCCGTTCGACAGCGTCTTTGACTCGGTGCCCACGCAGGACTACACCTTTGAGTTCACCATCGACTGACTCAAGTCCACTTTTCAGTCTCTGCCACGCAGGGAAACAGTTCAGCGTCCTGGCAATATCGCCAACATTTGTATCGGGTTTTCAGTATAAAACATTCAAAGTAAAATGACTTTTGGACACAAAGTTGAAAactattttataaataaaactaataaaacgAAAACATCCTTTAAACTTTAGCATTAGAATGTTTCTGCTGAGTAAACTGAGTAAACACCAACAAGCTTGTGTTCAGACATGGACATGGTGCTAGCTGCTAGCTCCGTCACTGAGGTTAAACACAGGCAACTAGTTATCATAGGTTATCATTTAATGGTTTACATTTGTACAAACACCATTGCTAGCTCACAGATCGGGAACGTGTTGACCTGCTCCTCAAGTCACCAAGCTCATGACTTGTTCGATTTGGTTTTCCGACTGCTTCCTGCAGAGTACCTGAAGCTCTTGAGCGGGTTCTTCCCCTGAACACTTTTCTGAAGAGAACAGAAACACAGTCAGTTTAAACACTATGCAACTGCAGCGCCACCGTGTGGTGGTCAAGGTGGAACTGCaacttcatcaaaacaaaactgaactgAATTGACGGAGCTACACATGCTGACCTTGAACGTTGGCTTGCTGGCGACCCCCAACTTCTTCTTCCtccgccgccgcagcagcagagggttCACTGTGGACTTGAGCGTCTCTGGAACTGAAGacaggacagagtcacacgtcAGCACTTCACTGCTAGCGTTAGCATCATGTCTTTATCTTCCCATCTTAAAAGGCTCTGCTGCTTGCGAGCGACTCACTCAGATAGTCGGGCACGTTCCTCAGATGTGGCTTGATGACGGCTGGGTGCAGGTCCTTGTCGTGcctgagcagctgcaggtctCGGGGGTTGTCTTCGAAGTAGGTCTGAGCGACAGCGGGAGCGTCCGATCAGAACACTGGCCTGCCTCTGGCCCCGCCCACCGTGGTGACTCACCTTAAGCTTCTCAGAGTTCAGCAGCTCCTGCTTGATCTCCTTCAGACGAGCCTCCTTCACCGCCTGCTTGGTCACTGAACGCATTGCGTcctgagcgcacacacacacacatgcagttaAGTGTTGGGACAACAGCGCCCTCTGCCACGCAGTGTGCACACAACATTGACTTGTCGTGTTTGGTGTTTCTCTGATGTCAACATTGGttccggtcacatgacaggaagtGTCCCGGCAGACTCACCCGGCAACGATATCTGAAGCCTTCGATCTCCTCCATCTTGAATTGATAAGGTTTCAGCGGCGAGTCGTCGTGAGCTGCGACACATGATGTCATGTCATCAGTGAGGCCCGGCGCCTGGGTTCCTGAGCACCCCTCGCTCCACAGGTCTCACCTCCGATCAGCGCCTGCTCCACGTCTGCCAGCAGCTCCGCCTCCGTGTGGGACACCAGGGACAGCGCGGTGCCCATCTTGTCGGCTCTGGCCGTCCTGTGGGAGCCAGCACACTTAGCCGGTTCGCACCGACAACCCGGCGAGATGGAACTCACCTCCCCACTCGGTGGATGTACGAGTCCACGCTGGCGGGAAAATCAAAGTTGATGACATTGGCAACGTTCTGGAAGTCCACGCCCCGTGACACCCCGAATTCTTTGTCTTTGGACCTGGAGCCGGGTGACCCGGCGGGACAGAAGGTGTCAGGGGAGAAGGCGAAAACTCAGGGTGTCCACAAACGCAGCACGGAGACTCACTTTCCTGCCCTGCTGTCAGCCTTCCTCTTGCGCTTGCCGCTGGAAGGGGCGGAGTCAGGCAGGCCGAGCTCATCGGTGGCGATGATGTAATCGTAGAAGCCCTGGTTGAACTGCGTGATGATGTGACTCCTGGTGGACGAGGGGGAAAGCGCTGACGCTGGTGTCTGTCACGTGACCCACCCGGCTCCCGCCTCACCTGGACTGCAGCGGCAGCTCGGCGTTGAGCACGCAGGCGGGGATGCTGAACTGCTCCAGGAAGAGCTTGAGGCGGTAGCAGCGCTCCACGTCGCTCACGAACACCAGTGTCTTGCCCTGCACCAGCCGCAGCTTCAGCAGTGTGTAGAGCAGCAGGAACTTGTCCTCCTCCTCGCAGCGCAGGCTGAACTGCTGCAGCTGCGAGTCGTCGGGCAGCTGGGAGCCCTGCAGCTTCAGGGTCACCTGCAGGGGGAGCCGCCGTCAGACCAGGTGGGCAGGCCGAGTGACGTAGGGCCGACAGCTTACCGGgttgtgcagcagcagctctttcaGCGACTGCACATCCTCGCTGAGCGTTGCCGACATCACCAGTGATTGGTAGATCTTCGGGAGGTGACTGTGGAccagagagagagcagctgtcagtcaagTCTGCTCGAGGCAGACCCAAGTCACCTCACCAGTTACAGCAAGTCACATCAAGTCTCTGTATGCCACATCACACAGTCACATTCCACCACATCAGGTGACATCATGTCCGGTCAAGTCACCTCACATTAATTCACAGAGTCATGTCAAGTCATGCCACGTTACGTCCACAGTTCAGGTCAGGTGAAGTCAAGTCAAACCAAGTCACGTCAAGTCAGatcatgttatgttatgttatgccCAGCCACGTCACGTCGGTCGATACAGGTAGGTTCTGACCACAGGAGGTTCTTCAGGTCTGACTCGAAGCCAAAAGAGAAAAGCAGGTCGGCCTCATCCACCACCAGGGTCTCCAGGGACGAGTGCAGGACCAGGTTCTGAGCCGACAGATGGGCCAGGACTCGTGAGGGCGTCCCCACGATCACGTCGGGTTTCTCCATCAGGACGGGCCTGTTAATCAAACACACCGTCGCAAGTCGCTCATGACTGCGTTCCCGGGTCTGGACCACTGACCTCTGTGCAGACAGGTCGGCTTTAGCTGAAATGTCAGCCACACGCACGTCTCTAGAGCAGTAGGCCGTCAGCTGCCTGACCATGGTCTGCACCTGCTGACCCAGCTCTTTGGTCGGGACCAGGACCAGCGCTCGCACGTCCTGCTCTTGCACTGTCTGGACCCAAACAGAACCAGACACACAGGTGAGCAGGCCTCCTCACCTGACCGTCCAGCGGGTGTCGCTAACCTGCTTGGCGTCCAGGATCCGCTGGATCATCGGGATGGCGTACGCAGCGGTCTTCCCTGACCCGGTCCGGGCCCGAGCCAGCAGGTCCTTCCCCTCCAGAGCCAGCGGGATGGCTTTCTCCTGGATCAGGGTCGGCTGGGACCAGCCCAGGTCCGCCACCGCCTGGCGTGGGTCAAATAGGACATGACGTCACTTATTGTTTTCAACATCAAGTCTTCTTTAACACCGAACCGGGGACGGATCTCTACCGTAACAAACCGCTTGTTTACTTGAGTTCTCAATTACAATCGCAATAAACAGTTACGGTGCGAGGAAGAGCGGTGCGTGTGTGAATCACCAGCAGTTAGAGAGCAGAGGGTTTTCCAGCTGACGTGACCCCACGCCACGGACACACTTTCCCGGGCTCCTCGAGCCTTCACAAGGTCTGACACAACAACCACCGAGTCACCAATCACAGACTGGCCTCATACCTTTACAAGTCTGTCGTCCAGGCTCATCTCGTGAAACAGCAGCCGATCTTCAGCCATGTTTCTCTCCGCACACGTTGCGTCTCGTGAATATGACGTCACGGTGCGTTCAGAGGTCTCAGTTCCGCTCCGAAATTCCAGCATCGTTTTTGTAAAGTTCGATTCTgcgttctttttctttttaaacgcGTTTCTGACTGAGTCTGGATGGTTTACTGTTCAGATAGGAAACGTTTGGATTCCGCCGTCTTCAGAAACATATTTACGCCGCTCATTTTTCATTGGGTtcgagtcttgttttgtgtttgttttcattagcgacgttgttttttttctctggagtGAAGttgaaactgaactgaacaaCAACCGTGACCGCACTCACACCGGTACTGGCGCAGGTtggttgctatggtgatggacagagacgCTCGTTGTTGGGCAGATGTGGTGCTGCCACCCCGTGGATATACGCAGAATGGCGAGTTGTATGAAGGTTGTCGTtataatgactttttttatttaaagtatTCTCAGCGTAACAGCAAGTCACGCGGAGGACTTCACACACGAGACACGCGTgtacgtgtgcgtgtgttccGTGAAGAGGCGTGACGACTGATGACGTGCTCGCGGTTGCACAGCTGTCTcgcaaaacaaacgtgtgtttcGGTGTGAgacaagtgagtgtgtgtcttcagTCGTGGGACAGAATGATGAACGGCCATATGACGTCACTACTTTCGTAGTATCAACGAGTACTTTAGCGAACAAAATAACTGTTTACTTTTCACCACAGATGTCGATGCAAAGAGACACGTCTCCAGATGAACCGGGCTCTGGACCATGGTTCTGATCCCGGGCGGGCCACGATTCTTAGTAGATTCTCCACGCCCGGTCAGATGAGCGTCTGCGGCAACGTgtgtgaagcctcatgagcgcTTCCTCACTGAACGTCTTCATTGCCAAAATCTGCCGGAACCAGGCGACCCACGAGGCAGTGAGCTATAAATATCATCGGCGGTGGTGAGTTGGATCCCCTGCAGGCCGTTGGTGGCAGATGCCGTCGCGCCTCGATTAGCTCACAAAGAACTTGAATGTTGGCTCTCACAGTCGCCTCTTTCAAGTCCGACGACGGTGCGGGACTCGAACCATGTCCCCGTCAGAGCTTCCTGTCAGAAGACTTGTTCTCACCACTCTATGGAGGACAGCTCCAGGTGCTGAGCCCGAGCTGTGATGAGTGGTAGTAAAGCTGTGACCCTGAGCCAGGTCAGCAACCTCCTCCCAGGCAAGGTTCTATGGAGTGAAGGTCCAGGTCTGACCCGACCTCTCTCTTCTCCTGAGGGGTGAAAACTGCACCCTgccctcttctttctcttttgttttttcacttccCATTTCCGTCCAATTTTCCCTACGAGTTTTCTGTTGTCTGGTtttcctctctttgttttctttcatattcGCCAGTCTACAAATATGGTTTGCTTGTTTATGTTACATAAAAGGTACACTGACATTTTCAGTCTCACCTGAGCTCAGTCACCCAGCTCAGACTTAGCGTAGAACCATGCTCCTCAGGAGGCCCAGGAtgctcagctgctgcccccgcgacccgaccATAAAGGGCATAGCTAAGACGGTTGTTGACCTCACCAGTGTGCTCTGATGACCCAGGTATTGTTCATGAAGTCAGTTGGCATTCATGTAACACTTTAATCAACCGACTGACGTCAACCCACCCTCCAGCGGCTCGGCGTCTTGCTCAAGGGCTCTCTGAGGAGTGGTAGGAACCATCAGATCAAAGGTCTCAGGCCGTCATGTTCCATCTTGGGGTGGCGGGAGTGACGTGAGTCTCTGACTCTGGTCACAATCAGCTGGGCGGCAGACAAAAGGTGGAAATGTCTCCTGCCGGAGACACTTCCACCTTCCAAGCTATTTTGGTTTCTGGACTGTTAAAAGTGACGAGGCATTCGAGACGTCCAGGAACTTTTCAATCTGTCAGTCAGAGGGAAAACAACACTTGGATTCTCCACTCAATTGGAGAGTCGTTAAAGACTGgagttgtgtgtgttcctgtactTCTGTTTTTGTGAGAACCAGTATGAGTGTTTAACCAACAgggtggggacatttttgctggtccaAACAAGCTTAAGCCTCAATGTGAGGATGAAGGCATGAAAGTAACTGGGTttcagtcctggttaaggttagtcatgtgttttggatgaggctggggaaagggttatggccaagagtccccacaaggacagagagacaaacatgGCAGAGGGTTGAGACGTTACCAGGCCAGAGTGGCTGGAGACTGACCAGTCGTCAGTGGTGAGGAGCAGAGTCTTGCTCCTCAGGTCATTTGCAAGCGTGTTCAGTCCTGAGCTGAAGAGGAGGGGAAgatgtggagagaaagaatgctGAGATTTGACTATTTGACTCTCAGATGAAGGGATTTAACTGAAGAACAGACTCAAAACAGACACTGGCGAGAAGATCAGATCAGTTGACCCGACTCCATGTAGTctggtgagggaggagaggcagagaggGACTGGGGGGAGAATAGGTTGGATGTTGAGAAGGAGGGAACAAGgtgcgaggaggaggagcaggagctccagaggagaagatgacagagaaacaggggaggaggaggtttgGGTTTGAGGGAGGAACGGGGGAGTGACCTGGGGACTATAAACGGAGCTGCCGACTGAAGCGCAGCTTCTCTTcatcacactcatcttcatcatcaccttcaccatgGCGGTGCAGAGGTCCAAGGTCACCATGGGGTTCCTGCTGATGGGGGCTCTGACACTGCTGTtcgggctgctgctgctggttctgggCCCGGCTGTGATGAACCACCAGATCAAGAAGGTAACGGCTGCGTGGTCTAATCTAGAGCACACTCCCACTTTGTCTGCTTCTTGGCAACGTCTGCAGTGTAGCGGATCTGATTGTGTCTGGGCTCCGGAATGTGCTGGATTATCTGGAGAAGAAGTTGCAGTTGTGGGGTCAGATCGAACAGGTGATGCAATAATTGATCAGACACTTGTTGAAGTTGTGCTATCATCAGATTACATTATTGAATCCTTTCCTAATCTGCAAGTCCAACCAGATTAAGCAGGGACCATCCATAGCCTGGGTCTGGACTCAGCACTAATCCAGTTCAATCCAGATCCACATTTTTGCATGGAGACAGACCAGGTGCTTCAGTCAGATTATGATCTGACATGGTAATCTGGTTCCCTCAGCGGGCCAGACGTGTGCTGCGGAAGGTTGCGGGTTCGACTGCCTTGTGCAAGCCCCTCGGTGATGCGTGAACCCGGGTGTGTCAGCGTCGATCACGTGGTCAGTTTTCTCGTCCATTCCACCAAAACCAGATGAACGAGTGCGTCCGGGTGGGTCCATCTGAACTCCCATCTGAAGTCCCAGATTAGCATATTAGGAATGCAGCATGGTTGATGTTCAGGCCAGAGAAAGTGCACTTCTGGAACAGCTTGTTTGGAAATAGTGAGGTTCAGGACCTCATGGTCCCGGGTCAGACCCGACTTGGAGAGACCGCAGGACCTACAAATTCTAAAGTAGCGTGTCTGCGCACGAGTGTAGTCGGTCTCTGACTAGTGTGTCTGTCACGGCTGCTTTGATTTATTTGTCAAACCACTCTTATCCTCACTCCTATCTCCCCGGACACCTGAACAGTCTACAGATGACTTGTTTCTTGGACTCATTGACTTCTTTGAGCGTTTGACATGtttctcatgtttgtgttttctgcattcttcTCTGACACTGTTATGATGCGGAGTTTTTTGAAATATTGCTTGAGTTTTCCTGGACCAGAATGAGCTAGACAAGgagtggcccgggggccatcaGCGGCCTGCTGTCCCTACTCACCCTACAGGTTGTGCTGTGACCCCTCTT carries:
- the aebp1a gene encoding adipocyte enhancer-binding protein 1 is translated as MRTEVLLLLLASGLCCVLVCASKARVEDEDQRGVQALGHGRPEEAEVSDEPAEEVKEVKPKKKKTPEEVEAAKARKAAEKEAKAKKQKTPKPTKKPKAPKPTKKPKQPKPTKKPKATKKPKTQTTTVLPDTIRTTSGPEAGVVTELDWDLIFQPVTPQRPVEAVTWVEPVEPDLVRRKVTPTPEVILYVPEETSMAPPVIPWYEEYDYADLAAKKQEEEEERARQEKAEKAERLRKMWEEEEEERLKQMLPPPEPKKCPPLGMESHRVEDDQLLASSQSHHGFSAQRGRLNMQGSPKEEDLYGGAWCAEPEESTHWFEVDARREVEFSGVITQGRNSETLEDFVSSYYVAFSNDSRDWTVLHDGYAEWLFYGNVDKDTPVMNEFSWPVVARYIRILPQSWNGSLCLRAEILACQLPSSHRSENDVTPTDDLDFRHHNYKDMRQMMKVINEECPNITRIYNIGKSSQGLKMYAMEISDNPGEHETGEPEFRYTAGLHGNEALGRELVLLLMQFLCKEYNDNNPRVRRLVDGVRIHLVPSLNPDAYELAYEMGSEMGNWALGHWTEEGYDLFQNFPDLNSILWGAEDRGWVPRVVPNHHIPLPENALNGSIAVETKAVISWMERTPFVLGANLQGGEKLVAYPFDMQRPPPSFTDSQRWRTNGEMNEETWARIQRQNEGALRETPDDAMFRWLAMSYAHSHLTMTETYRGSCQGDDVTGGQAITNRAAWKPVVGSMNDFSYLHTNCLELSVFLGCDKFPHESELPLEWENNRESLLSFMEQVNRGIKGVVRDVEGNLVGNATISVEGIRHDVKTASSGDYWRLLNPGEYKVTARAEGYTPQTRLCQVGYDSGATTCSFTLTKSNWGRIRQIMALNGKRPIRLVTRTSVKTTTQPPVTTTTLDAHAAAQQAERLRRLRILRLRRLRLLRLRGGSNITPVSTTAPTTTTTTRPPTTTPQSTTSWYDSWFPVDLWSTENPFDSVFDSVPTQDYTFEFTID
- the ddx56 gene encoding probable ATP-dependent RNA helicase DDX56 isoform X2, with protein sequence MIQRILDAKQTVQEQDVRALVLVPTKELGQQVQTMVRQLTAYCSRDVRVADISAKADLSAQRPVLMEKPDVIVGTPSRVLAHLSAQNLVLHSSLETLVVDEADLLFSFGFESDLKNLLCHLPKIYQSLVMSATLSEDVQSLKELLLHNPVTLKLQGSQLPDDSQLQQFSLRCEEEDKFLLLYTLLKLRLVQGKTLVFVSDVERCYRLKLFLEQFSIPACVLNAELPLQSRSHIITQFNQGFYDYIIATDELGLPDSAPSSGKRKRKADSRAGKSKDKEFGVSRGVDFQNVANVINFDFPASVDSYIHRVGRTARADKMGTALSLVSHTEAELLADVEQALIGAHDDSPLKPYQFKMEEIEGFRYRCRDAMRSVTKQAVKEARLKEIKQELLNSEKLKTYFEDNPRDLQLLRHDKDLHPAVIKPHLRNVPDYLIPETLKSTVNPLLLRRRRKKKLGVASKPTFKKSVQGKNPLKSFRYSAGSSRKTKSNKS
- the ddx56 gene encoding probable ATP-dependent RNA helicase DDX56 isoform X1 is translated as MAEDRLLFHEMSLDDRLVKAVADLGWSQPTLIQEKAIPLALEGKDLLARARTGSGKTAAYAIPMIQRILDAKQTVQEQDVRALVLVPTKELGQQVQTMVRQLTAYCSRDVRVADISAKADLSAQRPVLMEKPDVIVGTPSRVLAHLSAQNLVLHSSLETLVVDEADLLFSFGFESDLKNLLCHLPKIYQSLVMSATLSEDVQSLKELLLHNPVTLKLQGSQLPDDSQLQQFSLRCEEEDKFLLLYTLLKLRLVQGKTLVFVSDVERCYRLKLFLEQFSIPACVLNAELPLQSRSHIITQFNQGFYDYIIATDELGLPDSAPSSGKRKRKADSRAGKSKDKEFGVSRGVDFQNVANVINFDFPASVDSYIHRVGRTARADKMGTALSLVSHTEAELLADVEQALIGAHDDSPLKPYQFKMEEIEGFRYRCRDAMRSVTKQAVKEARLKEIKQELLNSEKLKTYFEDNPRDLQLLRHDKDLHPAVIKPHLRNVPDYLIPETLKSTVNPLLLRRRRKKKLGVASKPTFKKSVQGKNPLKSFRYSAGSSRKTKSNKS